The Gemmata palustris genome includes a region encoding these proteins:
- a CDS encoding sigma-70 family RNA polymerase sigma factor — protein MMNTFGPRETLRPPARNETARGTGREFVRLFGPVVYALARKRGFGDAAAADLMHEVLTRAARGEGPGAGASGRDAIHARLVTATQSAMAAVRSANEDRPRRTDATGSIATFELGRTPDLDTDWESELQRQLARTAMGRVKREFSPLDWQAFWGTAVEGRTGAAVGPELGMTAGTVHVVKCQVLARLREEVDRLQLDAESWGTPARRADRPEGAVVQDLGPEDIERTSLHVPYFWRQG, from the coding sequence ATGATGAACACCTTTGGACCTCGCGAAACGCTCCGGCCTCCCGCCCGAAACGAGACGGCTCGGGGCACGGGGCGGGAATTCGTGCGGCTCTTCGGCCCCGTCGTCTACGCGCTCGCCCGGAAGCGGGGGTTCGGGGACGCGGCCGCGGCCGACCTCATGCACGAGGTTCTGACGCGCGCCGCCCGGGGCGAAGGGCCGGGGGCCGGCGCCTCGGGCCGCGACGCGATCCACGCCCGGCTCGTCACCGCCACCCAGAGCGCGATGGCGGCCGTTCGCTCGGCCAACGAGGACCGGCCGCGCCGGACCGACGCCACCGGATCGATTGCCACTTTTGAACTCGGGCGCACGCCGGACCTCGATACGGACTGGGAAAGTGAGCTCCAGCGCCAGCTCGCGAGGACCGCAATGGGCCGTGTGAAGCGCGAATTCTCACCGCTCGACTGGCAGGCGTTTTGGGGGACCGCGGTGGAAGGGCGGACCGGCGCGGCGGTCGGGCCGGAGCTCGGGATGACAGCCGGAACGGTCCACGTCGTGAAGTGCCAAGTACTGGCGCGTCTTCGCGAGGAGGTGGACCGCCTCCAGCTCGATGCCGAGTCGTGGGGCACCCCGGCGCGGCGCGCGGATCGACCGGAGGGCGCTGTTGTGCAGGATCTCGGCCCCGAGGACATCGAGCGCACCTCGTTACACGTTCCATACTTCTGGAGGCAGGGATGA
- a CDS encoding TetR/AcrR family transcriptional regulator, with protein MAERPPKPSGRKPRADAERNRARILEVAKGAFTKSGAEASLDEIAREAGVGPGTLYRHFPTREALLEAVYRTEVEKLALAGRELALKLSPPEALRAWLLLFVDYIAAKKIIAPALSTLVQCHPRVVEASRTRIHDAMRFLVQRAVESGDVRTDLDPIDLLGAIVGVAHVPAIPDWQASAKRLVDILIAGSRPVK; from the coding sequence ATGGCCGAGAGACCGCCCAAACCATCCGGGCGAAAACCGCGGGCCGACGCCGAGCGGAACCGGGCGCGCATCCTCGAGGTGGCAAAGGGAGCTTTCACCAAATCGGGGGCCGAGGCGAGTCTGGATGAGATCGCGCGGGAGGCGGGGGTCGGGCCTGGAACGCTCTACCGCCACTTCCCGACGCGGGAGGCGCTCCTCGAGGCCGTGTACCGGACAGAAGTGGAGAAGCTCGCCCTGGCCGGGCGGGAACTGGCCCTTAAGCTCTCGCCGCCCGAGGCGTTGCGGGCCTGGCTCCTCCTGTTCGTGGATTACATCGCGGCCAAGAAGATCATCGCCCCGGCCCTCTCGACCCTGGTCCAGTGCCACCCCAGGGTGGTCGAGGCGTCCCGCACCCGAATTCACGACGCGATGCGGTTCTTGGTGCAGCGTGCGGTGGAGAGCGGGGACGTCCGAACGGACCTGGACCCGATCGACCTGCTGGGTGCGATCGTGGGCGTGGCCCACGTGCCGGCCATTCCGGACTGGCAGGCGAGCGCGAAGCGACTCGTGGACATCCTGATCGCGGGATCGCGGCCCGTGAAGTGA
- a CDS encoding Flp family type IVb pilin, producing MRNLTKSVVSFLKAEDGPTAVEYAVMLALIVVVCIAAITTLGSNANSTFSFVGSSVKPPAGS from the coding sequence ATGCGCAACTTGACCAAGAGCGTGGTGTCGTTCCTGAAGGCCGAAGACGGCCCGACGGCCGTCGAGTACGCCGTGATGTTGGCCCTCATCGTCGTGGTGTGCATCGCCGCCATCACCACCCTCGGCTCCAACGCCAACAGCACCTTCTCATTCGTCGGTTCTTCGGTCAAGCCGCCCGCCGGGAGCTGA
- a CDS encoding FAD-dependent oxidoreductase: MNVTIIGGGLGGLVLARVLHVHGIPATVYEAEPTANARSQGGMLDIHENDGQEALKAAGLFEEFLAIIHPGGQATRVLDKDGTVLFDQPDDGTGGRPEVPRGELRRILLESLPPGTVRWGHKVASVSPLGAGRHTVTFTDGSATTTDLLVGADGAWSKVRPLLSEAKPTYTGTTFVETYLLDSDARHRASAVAVGGGSMMAPVEGKGIFAHREPNGVLHAYVILCKPREWVDGIDFSDRASALACVAREFEGWGPELMALITGSDTHPVPRAIYALPDDHRWDRVPGVTLVGDAAHLMPPNGEGANLAMFDGAELGKVIAANPGDINAALVGYEQELFPRSTAVAAAGGLEDLFGQGAPHRLVEFFTRSPPVK, from the coding sequence ATGAACGTCACGATCATTGGCGGGGGCCTCGGTGGCCTGGTACTTGCGCGCGTGCTGCATGTTCACGGCATCCCCGCGACGGTCTACGAAGCGGAGCCAACAGCAAACGCCAGGTCGCAAGGTGGTATGCTCGACATCCACGAAAACGATGGGCAGGAGGCGCTCAAGGCGGCAGGGCTGTTTGAAGAGTTCCTTGCGATCATCCACCCCGGCGGGCAGGCGACACGGGTTCTCGACAAGGACGGCACAGTCCTGTTCGATCAGCCCGATGACGGCACCGGCGGTCGGCCCGAGGTTCCCCGAGGAGAGCTGCGCCGGATCCTGCTCGAATCCCTTCCTCCCGGCACAGTTCGCTGGGGGCACAAGGTCGCGTCGGTGTCCCCACTTGGCGCCGGGCGGCACACGGTGACCTTTACTGACGGCTCAGCGACGACGACCGATCTCCTCGTGGGGGCCGACGGCGCGTGGTCGAAGGTCCGCCCGCTCCTCTCCGAGGCGAAGCCGACCTACACCGGCACCACGTTCGTCGAGACGTACCTGCTCGACAGCGACGCCCGACACAGAGCGAGCGCGGTAGCGGTCGGCGGTGGCTCGATGATGGCACCGGTGGAGGGTAAAGGCATCTTCGCGCACCGCGAGCCCAATGGCGTGCTGCACGCGTATGTGATCTTGTGCAAGCCGAGGGAGTGGGTCGACGGCATCGACTTTTCAGACAGGGCGTCGGCCTTGGCCTGCGTCGCCAGAGAATTCGAAGGGTGGGGTCCCGAACTGATGGCGCTCATCACCGGGAGCGATACCCACCCCGTGCCTCGCGCCATTTATGCACTGCCGGACGATCACAGGTGGGATCGTGTACCCGGGGTGACGCTGGTCGGCGACGCGGCGCACCTGATGCCCCCGAACGGCGAAGGGGCCAACCTCGCGATGTTCGACGGGGCCGAACTCGGGAAGGTGATTGCTGCTAACCCCGGTGACATCAATGCCGCGCTCGTCGGGTATGAACAGGAACTCTTCCCCAGAAGCACGGCCGTAGCTGCGGCAGGTGGGCTCGAGGATCTCTTCGGCCAGGGCGCGCCGCACCGCTTGGTTGAATTCTTCACCAGGTCACCGCCCGTCAAGTGA
- a CDS encoding IS630 family transposase: MKALFLRELTESERGALRQGLRSREVLTLRRAQILLASADQQTPSQISRRVGCASQTVRNTIHAFEKEGAGCLAEKKRGPKDAQPILDEAKADPLKGILHQSPRRFGKARSTWTLDLLAEVAFEQELPPRRLSHEAVRQAVKRLGHGWKRAKQWITSPDPAYARKKKARDRLIRLAASHPEWVLGYQDECWWSRLALPAMHAWSDDPLRLVEREVPKGDTDPKALSCYGLLRGDTGRMMLRFVSGRPVSQVTEDYLGWVCERLKAEGKKALLLVWDNAAWHVSKRVRVWIKGHNRKARAEGGVRIVACFLPVKSPWLNPIEPKWAHGKRAIVEPDRLLAAVEVRTRVCDYYGCEHLEPLAQLSA; this comes from the coding sequence ATGAAAGCACTGTTTCTTCGTGAGTTGACGGAATCCGAGCGCGGGGCGCTCCGACAGGGCCTCCGCAGCCGGGAAGTTCTTACCCTCCGGCGCGCCCAGATCCTGCTGGCCAGCGCCGACCAACAAACCCCGTCCCAGATCTCGCGCCGGGTCGGCTGCGCCTCGCAAACCGTTCGCAACACGATCCATGCCTTCGAGAAGGAGGGGGCCGGCTGCTTGGCCGAGAAGAAGCGCGGACCCAAGGATGCCCAGCCGATCCTCGACGAGGCGAAGGCCGATCCGCTCAAGGGCATCCTCCACCAGTCCCCGCGCCGCTTCGGCAAGGCCCGGAGCACCTGGACCCTGGATCTGTTGGCCGAAGTCGCCTTCGAGCAGGAGTTGCCCCCGCGCCGGCTCTCCCACGAGGCCGTCCGGCAGGCGGTCAAGCGCCTGGGGCACGGGTGGAAGCGGGCCAAGCAGTGGATCACAAGTCCCGACCCCGCCTACGCGCGAAAAAAAAAAGCGCGCGACCGGCTGATCCGATTGGCGGCGTCGCACCCGGAGTGGGTGCTGGGGTACCAAGACGAGTGCTGGTGGAGCCGGTTGGCCCTCCCCGCGATGCACGCCTGGTCCGACGACCCGTTGCGGCTGGTCGAGCGCGAGGTGCCGAAGGGCGATACCGACCCGAAGGCGCTGTCGTGCTACGGGCTGTTGCGCGGGGACACGGGCCGGATGATGTTGCGGTTCGTGTCGGGCCGCCCGGTCTCGCAAGTGACGGAGGACTACTTGGGTTGGGTGTGCGAGCGGCTGAAGGCGGAGGGGAAGAAGGCGCTACTGTTGGTGTGGGACAACGCGGCGTGGCACGTCAGTAAGCGCGTGCGGGTGTGGATCAAGGGCCACAACCGGAAGGCTCGTGCGGAGGGCGGGGTTCGGATCGTGGCGTGCTTCCTGCCGGTGAAGAGCCCGTGGCTCAACCCCATCGAGCCCAAGTGGGCGCACGGCAAGAGGGCCATCGTCGAACCCGACCGCCTGCTGGCAGCAGTCGAGGTCCGAACCCGCGTGTGCGACTACTACGGATGCGAGCACCTGGAGCCGCTCGCACAACTATCCGCCTGA
- a CDS encoding AraC family transcriptional regulator has translation MKMMHKADEGLIEPDLVPRPAMAFGVTTGSLGMEVEVHQHKKGQLIYMMRGVVTCEVARGLWIVPPQCAVWVPGGTPHSAKSAGEVECYSLFVDAPSARMMPKTCCTVSVSPLLRELLLRCARFPTLYPIKGPESRLVAVLLEELAAAPVEKLHLPMPSDGELRKIADGLTANPSDRATVQEWADRIGVSERTLRRQVLQETGVSFGRWRHQFHITLALQWLSQGATVQSVATDLGYESASGFVFMFRKALGASPARYMAQRLAGLK, from the coding sequence ATGAAGATGATGCATAAGGCCGACGAGGGCCTGATCGAGCCCGACCTGGTGCCTCGTCCGGCAATGGCGTTCGGGGTGACGACCGGCTCTCTCGGTATGGAGGTGGAGGTTCACCAGCACAAGAAGGGGCAACTGATCTACATGATGCGGGGCGTGGTGACGTGCGAGGTGGCCCGGGGCTTGTGGATCGTGCCGCCGCAATGCGCCGTCTGGGTGCCCGGGGGCACGCCGCACAGTGCCAAAAGCGCCGGCGAGGTCGAGTGCTACAGCCTGTTCGTGGACGCGCCATCCGCCCGGATGATGCCCAAAACGTGCTGCACAGTTTCCGTTTCTCCTCTTCTCCGCGAACTCCTGCTTCGTTGCGCCCGGTTCCCCACCCTGTACCCGATCAAGGGGCCGGAATCGCGTCTGGTGGCGGTGCTCCTTGAGGAACTCGCGGCCGCGCCCGTGGAGAAGCTGCACCTGCCGATGCCTTCGGACGGCGAGTTGCGGAAGATCGCCGACGGGTTAACGGCCAACCCGTCCGACCGGGCAACGGTGCAGGAGTGGGCGGATCGCATCGGGGTCAGCGAGCGGACCCTGCGCCGCCAAGTGCTTCAGGAGACGGGCGTGAGCTTCGGCCGGTGGCGGCACCAGTTCCACATCACCCTGGCGCTGCAGTGGCTGTCGCAGGGGGCGACCGTTCAGTCGGTGGCCACTGATCTGGGTTACGAGAGCGCGAGCGGCTTCGTCTTCATGTTCCGCAAGGCCCTCGGCGCATCTCCCGCCCGGTACATGGCACAGAGACTCGCGGGCCTAAAATGA